From a single Arachis hypogaea cultivar Tifrunner chromosome 3, arahy.Tifrunner.gnm2.J5K5, whole genome shotgun sequence genomic region:
- the LOC112790948 gene encoding heavy metal-associated isoprenylated plant protein 7: MGEEVKKVDETKAEEPKKEEGEKKPEESKDGKVVEEAAAPAAPPEIVLKVFMHCEGCARKVRRSLRGFPGVEDVITDCKSHKVVVKGEKADPLKVRERVQRKSHRQVELLSPIPVPEPEAPKEDKKPEEQENPKPEEKKKEPEVIRVVLQAHMHCEACAQEIKRRIERMKGVESAEPDLKNSQVSVKGVFEVANLVDYVYKRTGKQVVVVKQETVENKEESNKDGGKEEKKGEEGDGDKDKKEGSQVEENKEKKGEEEAAAAAAAEGGTEESNKVVELKKNEYYYMPPRYGYGGGNMEYYAAYPGPGYPPQIFSDENPNACTVM; encoded by the exons AGGAATCCAAGGATGGGAAGGTAGTGGAGGAAGCTGCAGCCCCAGCAGCACCCCCAGAGATTGTGCTTAAGGTGTTCATGCATTGCGAGGGTTGTGCACGCAAGGTTCGTCGCTCCCTTAGAGGATTCCCAG GGGTCGAGGATGTGATAACAGATTGTAAGAGTCACAAGGTGGTGGTTAAAGGAGAGAAAGCTGATCCTCTCAAGGTTAGGGAGAGAGTCCAGAGGAAGAGCCACAGACAAGTTGAGCTTCTCTCTCCCATTCCAGTTCCAGAACCAGAGGCGCCAAAAGAAGACAAGAAACCCGAAGAGCAAGAGAATCCTAAGCCCGAGGAGAAGAAAAAAGAG CCTGAGGTCATCAGAGTAGTTCTCCAAGCTCACATGCATTGTGAAGCATGTGCGCAGGAAATCAAGAGACGCATTGAGAGAATGAAGG GAGTTGAGTCAGCAGAACCGGATCTGAAGAACTCGCAAGTGAGCGTGAAGGGGGTGTTTGAAGTTGCAAACTTAGTGGACTACGTTTACAAGAGGACCGGGAAGCAAGTAGTGGTAGTGAAGCAAGAAACTGTAGAGAATAAAGAAGAATCCAATAAAGATGgtgggaaagaagagaagaagggtgAGGAAGGTGATGGCGACAAAGACAAGAAGGAAGGCAGTCAAgtagaagagaacaaagagaagaaaggagaagaagaagcagcagcagcagcagcagctgaAGGAGGCACAGAAGAGAGCAACAAGGTGGTTGAACTGAAGAAGAATGAATATTACTACATGCCACCAAGGTATGGCTATGGTGGTGGCAACATGGAATACTATGCAGCTTATCCTGGTCCAGGTTACCCTCCTCAGATCTTCAGTGATGAGAACCCCAATGCATGTACTGTGATGTAA